The window TTCGGCCTTAAGCATTTTTTGCAATACAAACAGGATGGTAGCTGATGACATATTACCATACTGCTGCAGGGTTTCATAGGCAAAAGCGTTGCTTTCCTCGGGTAGTTCCAGCGCATCCTCAACAGCCTCCAGTATTTTACGGCCACCGGGATGTACTGCATAGGCGGTTATTTCATCGGCATTAAGTTTTGCCTTTTGCAAAAAGCGGCTAGTTAAAGCCTTGATGTTTTTTTTGATCTGTTTTGATACCCGTGAGGTTAGTTTCATCTCGAACCCTGTGTTACCCACATACCAGCCCATATCGTCGCGGGCTTCGGTCACAAATTCCGAGTAAAAGTTTTTTAAGGTAAGGTTGGTGCCAGTCCCCAGCCGTTGCGATGTGTTCTCTACCAATACCGCGGCGGCCCCGTCAGAAAACAGGGAGTTGGCCACCCAGTTGTCCAGCGTGTTATCTTTTTGAAAATGGAGGGTGCACAACTCCACGCTTACTACCAAAACCTTGGCTTCGGGATTGGCACGGCAAATATAATCGGCAACTTTAAGGCCGTTTATGGCGCCGTAACAACCCATAAAATTAATACAGGTACGTTCGGTATCGCGGTTAAGTTCCAGTTTTTCTACCAGTTCAATATCAATGCCGGGGGCATGCATGCCCGTACAGCTTATGGTAACCAAATGAGTAATTTGTTTGATAACATCGGCTCCAAAACCGGCCAGGCAATTTTTAACCGCATTTATGGCAATAGTGATAGCCTCATCCTGGTAAAGTTTTAAGCGTTTGCGGGTATCCGGAAAAGGGGTAAAGCTTCCGGATGTATCAAAAAAGGTATAGTTGGATGGATCTGGTTCGCCAAAATCCGGGATCACCGAGTACCGGTAATCGATACCAGAATTATCGTAAATACTTTTTAACCGCGCGGCGTTAGTTGCATCCAACCCGAAAGCATTCACCATAAAATGGTAAATATCCTGCTGGGCTATCCGGTTATGGGGATTTGCTATCCCAATGGCACTGATGCAACTCTCCATTTAAATTTAGCTTTATTTAAGTCTGAAGTCCTAAGTCGTAAGTCTTTTTCGACTTAGAACTTTCGACTTAACGACTTTATTTGCTGATCTCGGTTTCTATCGAAACATTGGCCTCGTTGGATAAAATCACGTTTTTGCCCCCAACGCCAAAATCTGTCCTTAAAACCTGGAAATCGCCTTTAAACGTGGCACTGCTACCTGCTTCAACATACGTAAAAGGTATTTCTATCAGTTTTGTTTTGTCTCTGATAGTTACGTTAAAACTGCCGGTATAGTTGTTTCCGCTTTTATGTTTAAATGAAACTGACTTTAAAATGATCTTTGGATATTTAGCCGCATCAAAGTAGTCTTCGCTCTTCAGGTGGTTGTCGCGGCTTTCATTATCGGTATTCACTGTGTTTGATGCCACCGAGGCCTCTATCGAGCTTGTTGCGAGGCTGGCTGGCTTAAAATTAATATCGGCATTAAAGCCCCCAAAAGAGCCTTCGACATTGAAGCCCAGATTTTTGATTTTAAAAGTAACTGCCGATTTGGTTACTTTATTTTGCGCAAACGTGTTTGCTGCTAAAAAAAATAAAATTGCAATGCTAAATAGTTTCCTGGTCATACTGCTGCTAAGGTGATTTTCAAACATAATAATTTATCTGTAACTAATTTTTACATTAGTAAGATTAAGCAACCTGCTGCAGGTTTAATACGTTTCAACAAATAGTATTGGTTGCTTTTACCTATGGATATAAATCTGCCCGCATGAAATTGAAACAATTAATCCCAACACCATCGGCCTGGGCCCACATGCGTTTTGTTTTCTCTGTTTTTTTGTTGCCTGTTTACCTGTTTGCTTTTAGCCAGGCCACATTTGTGCAGCCGGGGCAGGCTGTGCTTATATTTTTTATCTGGCATTTTCTGGCGTTCCCGGCCAGTAACGGGTATAACAGTTATTTTGATAAGGACGAGGATAGCATTGGCCTGCTGGAAAAACCGCCCGAGGTTGATATCAGCCTGTACTATTTTTCTATCCTGCTGGAGGCACTGGCCTTTGGCCTGGGTTTTTTAATTAGCTGGGAGTTTGCGGTGGCGGTACTTATTTATGGCATCATGTCTAAATTGTACAGCCATCCGGCTACGCGGTTAAAAAAGTACGCCATCATCAGTTTTTTAACGGTGTTTATTTTCCAGGGATGTTTTATTTATTACGTCACCTATTCGGCATTAAGCGGGCTCAGCCTGTTCATGCATTGGGATACCGGGTTTATTGTAGCCGGGGCAATTTGTTCGTGCCTCATTGGCGCATCGTACCCGCTCACCCAGGTTTACCAGCACGAAGAAGACAGCCGCCGCGGCGACAGGACAATCAGTTTATTATTGGGCTACAATGGCTCATTTATTTTTTCGGGTGCCATGTTTGCGCTGGGCATAGCCGGCTCATTTTACTATTGGCACATGGAGGGCAAAATGGCCAACTTTTACTTTTTCCTGGTATGCGCGCTCCCTATATTTTTATTTTTCAACTACTGGTTTTACAAAGTGGGAAAATCGACAGCGCATGCTGATTTTAAAAACGCCATGCGCATGAACTTTTTAAGTTCGGGTTGTATGCTGGTTTATTTCGGCACCCTTGCGCTGATAAGTTAAAAGGTTGAATTATGGTTGGCATGCGAATTTATAAATACAATCTGTCCTTCAGGTGAATTCGGTTTTTAATAAGCTTTGACAGATTTGCGGCTCGGGGGCAATCAAGGTAAAGTTCGATAGTTCCTACGGAGCAAAACCTATTTTTCCTGTTTCTTTCTACAAATTGGTAGAGGCTGTCTCATAAGTAAAATGGAGGCTCTGAGAATCGTCTATACAAAAACGTTCTCCGCCACCTATCCGAATAAATAAAAGAAAAAGAGGCTGTTCTCTTACTTATGAGACAGCCTCAATCTCCGCAGATAATCAGACGTGACACCACAATTTAGGTCACCGCTATGAAACAATCAGAATCAATGTTGTTAAACCAACTGTTTATGCAGATTGGCTACTCCGTGGCAATCAAGACAAAGTTCGATAGTTAAGTAGCTCCTACGGCGCAATCTCCGCAGATAATCAGACGTGACACCCCAATTTAGGTAACCGCTAAGAAACAATCAGAATCAATGTTGTTAAGCCAACTGTTTATGCAGATTGGCTACTCCGTAGCAATCAAGGCAAAGTTCGATAGTTAGGTAGCGCCTACGGCGCAAAAGCAATTATCTTGTTTTTTCTACAAATTGGTAGCGCCTATGGCGCAATCCCGTAGATATGTAATATCCAATGTTAGGTAGCAGCTACAAGGCAGTCAAAATCAACGTTAGTAAACCCCAAGTTTCTACTAATTTATATTCGCTACTAAACAAGCTGAATCACCCTAACTAAACGATGCAAATCTATCCCGTAGGGATAACCTATTTGTAGAAAAAACGGCCCAAGATATTTTTGCCTCGTAGAGGCTACCTGATTTGACAATGCTAATCGTCTAACAAATCGTGAAATATGTACCTTTCATCATACTCAATACCGTGCTTTTTTAGCATATCAAGGTACTCATCCCTAAACGATTTCTTTTGATGATGTTCTTTTTGGGCAAAAATATCCTTGACTACTGAATTAATCTGATATCTACAATTGCTAAAGGCTCCATAATTTTTCTACAAGTGATAGCACCAATGGCGCAATCCCCGTGGAAAATTAAACGTAATATCCACGTTAGACAACAACTACAAGGCGATCAAAATAGACGTTAGTAAACCCCAAGTTTCTACTAATTTATATTCGCTACTAAACAAGCTGAATCACCCTAACTAAACAATGCCAATCTATCCCGTAGGGATAACCTATTTGTAGAAAAAACCTCAAAGATATTTTTGCCTCGTAGAGGCTACCTGATTCGATAGTTCTAATCGTCTAACAGATCGTGAAATATGTATCTTTCATCATACTCAATACCGTGTTTTTTTAGCATATCGACATACTCGTCTTTAAACGTTTTCTTTTGATGGTGTTCTTTTTGGGCAAGAATATACTTGGCCACCGAATCAATTTGAGATTTGCTATTGCTAAATGCGCCATAACCCTCCTGCCATTGAAACTTTCTTTTAGTAAATCCCTGCTTATTTACCATTTCGGAACTATCTCCTTTTACAAGGCGCATTATCTCGGATATGGATTGTTTAGGATTAAGACCAATGAAAAGATGTGTATGATCTGTCGCCGAATTTATCGCCAATAACTTATGCCCATTGTTTTGGACGATACCTGTAATGTAGCGATGCAAATCATCTTCCCATTCGGGCCGAATAATGGCCATTCTGTATTTTACAGCGAATACGAAGTGAATGTATAATTGAGTGTAAGTATTAGGCATCGTCAAATTTAATGTTGTATCGGGCTTTTTTCAAATACAACATCAAATTTAAAACTCCACGTGTACCCTTAACGAAAACACATTCACCGGCCCCCTGTCTTTATTATACGCCGGGTTTACAATAAACTGGTAATCGGGCGAAAGCCAGAATTTTTTTTGATAGGCGTTAATTTTGTAATACAACTCGGCAATCAGCTCGTTGCTGTAATTTAACTTGCCATCGCCAATAATGAAACCATAACCACCTGCGGCCAGGTAATCGCGGTGTGGGGCCGATAGGCCGTTTACTACAAATGCCAGCCCAAGTTCGTCGTCGTCGCGTTTCCAGGAATTGCCTTTTAGCACGCCGCCAAAACTTAACGAGCGGTCTATCTCGGTAAAATACCAGGTTTCAGTATGGCCGTCATTATAGCTCAATTTGGCGAATACACCAAAATCTTTACTCAGGTACTGGTCGGCACTGATGCCGAAACCATATTTGTGTTTGCCATAAACTAAATTGGTGTCAACCACGGGGTTAACAGCGCTTGCGGCAAGGGCATCGCGGTAGTTACCCATTTTGCCATTATTACGGAACCCTAAAATACGGACGGTACCTTTATTGCCATTGATAGTATAGCGCCTTTCATACTCCATGGTCTGGGTGTTGGCTTTGCCAACTTTGGCATCCCATATGGCGCCGTTGGCGGTAGTTGTCGACATGGTGAAGGCGAATCTCAGCGTCCAGTTGGGCATGCCTAATTCGGTATGGATACCCATGGCATAGCCGCGGGTGTTGGCGGGATAATCCCAGGCGCCGTTATCCATCAGCGACCAGTTCATGAACTGCGAGCGTGGGTCGTGGCTAAATTCGTTACCATCGTAAAAATCGGCCATGCCAAATTTACCTGCGGTAACCGAAAAATAGCGTTTACTTTTTAAGCCGGCAAGCTGGTTATTCTCATCCTGCAGGGTATCTTTCTCTTTTCCCCATTCAAAGTTTTGGGTAAAGTATAAACGGGCAATATAAATTTTAGGTTCCGAGCCGCCAACGCGAAAAGTTTCGCCATTGGGGAAACCCGCAACCCCCAGGGTTTTACTCAAGCCCGATCCGCCGGACAGTTCGGGGTTAAAAAATGCCGACGCCCCTTTCCAAAGCCTGGCCCCGCCAAACAGCGTGGTGGTGATGGAACTTTGGGTTTCTGACTGGGTAAGCAAACTATTATCGCCGGTATAATTGGCCCCGAAGGATGGTTTATACTGGGTAATAACCGTTTGCTGGAAATGAAAATTAAACCGTTGCTGTTTAAGCGTATCCTGGGCCTTTGCTGTAAGCATAGTGCACAACAGCGGCGTTATAAAAAGTAAAGATTTTTTCATGTGTAAAAGTTGATCCTGAAACGATTATGGGGGCTTATGGTTTGCACTCCAGGTAAAATTGCTGCAAATAAGCTACCATAAACTGATGACGCTGCCCGGCCAGCTGGCGACCGGTTGGGGTGTTCATCTTATCTTTAAGCAGTAATAATTTTTCGTAAAAGTGATTAATGGAGGGGGCGGGCGAATTTTTATACTCTTCCTTGCTCATGTTTAAATTGGGCTCAATTTCGGGATTGTAAATTTCGCGCCCTTTAAAACCACCATAGTTAAAGGCCCTGGCTATGCCAATAGCGCCAATGGCATCAAGCCTGTCGGCATCCTGTACAATAGCCAGCTCGGGCGAGTAGAAGGTTTGTTTATCAAAGCTTGCTTTAAACGACATATGCCGGATAATTTGCTGCACATGTTCAATGGTAGCCGCATCAACACCCTGGCTCAACAAATAGTTGCCGGCAGTGCGCGGCCCTATTTCTTCGTCGCCGTTATGAAATTTACTGTCGGCAATATCATGAAGCAAGGCGGCAAGTTCAACAATAAGAGGATCGGCTTTTTCGGTTTGGGATATCAGTTTGGCGTTGGTCCAAACGCGGTGTATGTGCCACCAGTCGTGGCCACCTTCGGCATTTTTTAGTGTTTCCCGCACAAAATGTACGGTATTGTCAATCAATTTTCCTGTTTCCATCCGGCTGCAAATATACATTACCCGGCGAAAAAGGAACCTATTTAATGCAGATTACGCAGCAGCAGTTTTTTCGGTAGCTATCAGTTCGTGCACATCAACCTCCAATATGGCGGCTATCTGGAAAAGTCTTTCTACTGTTATTTTGGTATAACCGAGCTCGATTTTACTATATGCATTTTGCGATATTTTTAATTTTGCAGCCAGGTATTCCTGCGTATAAGATAACTGTTCACGGGTTTTCCTGATGTTGGCCGCAATAGCCTTGATTTTATAATTCAGCGTATCTTTCATTACTACTAATAATGTTTTAACTATCCATTACCTACGATATTAATAGATCTTTGGATTTTTTGTTTTTTATTTTTTTTTCTAACGGGCTCAAAAAGAGGGTTTAAAACCCTTATTTCAATAAAAAGAAACGAGGGATCAATAGCGTTTTTTAATAATAGATTAAGGAGTATTTAATCTATATGAAATCAACTATTGTGTTTAAGCAACCTCGTTTTGAAGATGATTTTTTATTTCAGCTTAAAAACAGGAGCCCGGCAGTTCTTTTCTTAAAAAAAACACCAACAGGGTCGCAAGCATGTGTTAACTCATAGTTAGACCGTTTGGGGGGATCGTTATTGAGGTGTTGTGTCTTTAAAAAAAAGCCACTTTTAACAACAGATTAATGACATGCCATCTGATTTTATAATTCCCGAATCAGACATCAAATAATACAGGGTTAAACATTAAGGGCTTTTCATAGTTATCAATACATGAAAGCATTGGTATTAAACTGCACACTGAAACCATCGCCCCTGCCATCAAATACCGAAGCGCTGGCCACGGAGGTTGTGCATGCACTGGAAAAACTTGGGGCCAAAACCAAAATGATCCGCGTGGCAGATTATGATGTAAAAACCGGCTCAAAATCTGATATGGGCGAAGGCGATGGCTGGCCGGCAATACTGAAAGAACTATTAGCCGCCGATATATTAATTATGGCTACGCCTACCTGGATGGGCACGCTATCAAGTATAGCCATGCGGGTTATGGAGCGCATAAACGGCTTATACCCCGTTAAAGATGAAGAGGGCAGGCCTGTTACCTACAACAAAGTGGCAGGCTTTGTAGTTACCGGCGAAGAAGATGGCGCCAGGCATGTAGTTACCGAAATTGCGGGCGGACTTATGGACGTGGGCTTTACTATAGCCCCGCAATCATATACTTACTGGAACAATGGCCCCGGCCCGGGCAAGGCATATCTCGATTCGGATTTCAGGAAAGATTGGTCGAAGCAAACAGGAAAGCTGGTTGCCGCCAATGTAGTTGCGGTGGCTAAGGCATTAAAAAAAACGCCCATTCCGGCATAGGAACAGGCGTATATTGGGTTAGCAGGTTACCAATCAGTCTTTTTTTACAAAGTTTCCTGTTTCATCAAAAATCAGGTCGCCTACCTTTATTTCGGCCTCATAAAAGGTTTTGCCGGTGGCATCGGTAACTTTGCCGGCTTCCTTTATCTTTGCACCTTTATAATGTGCTGCAACATAAGGGGCGATGCTTTGAGGCAGCGCGCTTATTTTTATGGCATTTACAATTTCAACAAAAGTACCGGCTGGCGTAAACACCGCAGAGTTATCTTCGCCCGATTTGCCGCCCCAGTTGGCTTCATAGTTGCCTTTTTCTTTTTCCCATGTTACTTTGCCTGCAGCCGGGTATTTGGTTGCCAACGCCGACTTTACTGCGGCAGGGACATCTTTTAATTTAAGATCCTGTGCCGTAACAACGCCCGAAGCAAGGCCGAGCGCCATTAAAAATGATAGTTTCTTCATCATGATAAATTTAATTTACACAAGGATAAACTACCAATCTGGAGAAATGCTGGCCGCTTTTTGTAGAAATTTTGGATAATGAAATGATGTTCAGTTAATTACTAAAATTCATATTTCGACTCTGAGGAGATTACCCGTTTTCGTCGTTCTACATCGGTTTCCAGGCTATGATCGTAAGTGTTATCGGTCACGGTAATATTCAGGTCTTTATCCCTGTCGGCCATGTACATATTGGCCTCGGCAGTTTTGGCAACGGCCACATCGTACGGCCCCTTGGGCGACATTAGTTTAACAAATACCGGTAAACATTCAAATAAAATGAACAGGTAGCCAATAAACGAGATGGCCAGATAGGTGTCCAGGTCGCGCGTGCCATTTTCATTGTATGATAGCTGGCCCAGCGCCCAGTTCCGGTCGGAAAAACCGGCCACATTGGCCAGGCTATCCAGCTGATGATCGGTAAATAGCCGGGTACTGTTTAGCCCCTCATAATCTTTGCGGTGGCCCAGGTATGCGTCAAGCTGGCCCAGGTTATCGGTAACGGTTTTCAGGCGGGCTTCTTTTTCTTCCAGCACGGCTTGTTTCTGCTTGGCATAGGTACCGTAGCCGGTAATGCCCGATGTTTGGTTGGTTTTATCGCCAAAAACCTCCTGGTTAAGCAGGAAACGGCTCCGGTTAATGTCTTTCTCGAGCGAATCTTTTTCCTTTTTCAGATCATTGGTTTTACCCATCTCCATGGCATACTTTTGATTGTACGTTTTTTCGAGGGTATCAATTTTACGGTGCTGACCTTTCAGGTAGGATAGTTTTAATTTCTGGCGGATCTCTTTATCAAATATCTTCAGTTCCAACGGGCGCGATATTACTATACCAATCATTATGGCCAGTAATATCCGGGGCGATGCCTGCAGTATCTGCTGGTTGGTTGTACCTTCTTTATTAATGCTCGATACAATGTACCTGTCCATGTTAAAGATGGCTGTTCCCCATAATAATCCAAACAGTATTGCAAAGCCAACAGCAAAGGCATCGCCGTTAAAAACAAAGTACATGGCATAGCCTCCCGAAAGGGATGCAAACAATGCCGTGAAAAATATGGTAGCCCCAATGCCCACATACTTATTATGCTCGATGGGGTATTTTTTAAGTGTATCTATATGCGCTCCTGAACAAAACCAGAAAAAGCGGGTAACTTTTTTCATGTATATCGTTTTTTAAATAGATGCCGGTTAATATTTGTGTCAAATTATTAACGTGGCTATCTGCCATTTGCCGGCCAAAGATGGTTAAAAAAGCATATTGTGCAGCAAATCATATAATAAACGCTCTTAGGCATTGATTGTTACAAAAATTGCACGTAATTATTTGCATTGGAAAAAAAGCTACCTTTGGATTATAATTTTATTGATCATGAACGAGATAACCGTACAGGAGTTAAAAGAAAAAAAAGAAAAAGGCGAAGATTTTCAGCTAATTGATGTTAGGGAAGATTTTGAATATGAAACATCAAACCTTGGTGGATTATCTATCCCCCTTGGCGGCATTTTAATTGAGAGCGAAAAAGTATCTAAAGATAAACCGGTAGTAGTAATGTGCCGCAGCGGCAAGCGCAGTGCAGCAGCTATTATGCAGCTGGAGCAAAGGGGTTTTACCAACCTGTACAACCTGCGCGGCGGTATTTTAGCCTGGGCGGCCGAGATTGACCCCGACTTAAGCGTATATTAATCATGGCTTTTAAATTAATACTTAACGTGCTATATACCATTGGTTTGGTATTATGCGCTTTTGTGGCTTACCAGTACTTTATGGCCAAAAACTACCCGGTTATGGCTGCTGCGATAGCTGTGGGCCTGGTGGTTATTTTCTTAAAAATAAGACTGTTAAAAGACGTAAAGAACTCGCAGAAAAAGGTGTAACTTCATTGCATGTTTATAGCAATATTAGGAGTTATCGTGCTCGTGGTGGGCATCGTACTCAAACGCTCGCCCGAACCGGCCAGCCACTTTAGTAGTACCATAAGTATAGTTGGCGGGGCATTGGTGGTCATTGGCTTGCTGCTGTCCAGTTTCAAGGTTATTGAACCCGGAAAAGTAGGTGTACAAGTACTTTTCGGCAAAGTGCAGGACCATATTTTAGAAAGTGGCCTGCATGTTGTAAATCCAGTTGTCGAGATCACGACCTTTGATGTGCGCTTGCAAACCTACACCATGAGCGCCGTTCATGACGAAGGCTCAAAAGAAGGCGACGATGCAATCCGGGTATTGTCGTCTGATGGTCTTGAGGTGGCTATTGACCTTTCTGTTCAGTACAAGGTAAATGCCGATAAAGCTCCATTTATTATGCAAAACATTGGCGAAGACTATTTAGAGAAAATAGTGCGCCCGGTTTCAAGAACAGCCATCCGCGATAACGCCGTAAATTATGCAGCTGTTGATCTTTATTCAACCAAACGGCAGGAATTTCAGGATAGGATAAACAGGTTTATTACGGCCAACTTTGCTAAACGGGGCCTGGAATTGCAACAGATCCTGGTGCGTAACATCACCTTGCCTGCATCGGTAAGGGCCAGCATAGAATCCAAAATAAACGCCGAGCAGGATGCCCAGAAAATGCAATTTGTGTTGCAAAAAGAAAAGCAGGAAGCCGAACGCAAGCGTGTAGAGGCCCAGGGTATTGCCGACTATCAAAAGATACTTTCAACCGGTTTGTCGGATAAGCAATTACAGTACGAGGCTATTAAAGCCCAGATTGCTATAGCCACTTCGCCAAACGCCAAAGTGATCATCATGGGTGGCGGCAAGGGAAACCCGATAATGCTGAGCGATAAATAATGCACACGAATTTTGCACACGAATTTCTCTAATTGAATCGAATTTAATACACACGAATAATCACGAATTGAATCGAATTTCACGAATTATAAGCAGACTTCCGAAGTTTTTGAAACTTCGGAAGTCTTTTTTTTAAAAGTAGAACTTTTTTTAATTGTAGGCCTGAAACCTAAAATCACATTGAGGAGATTATGAATTACTGGAAATTTACATCCGCAGCCGGTTGGTTTTCGACTCTGTTGCCCGATAATTGGTCGGAATATGACGATGATGAAGGTACATATGCATTCTTCAATACGGATAAATGGAGCGGCAATTTACGTATAACGCCAAATAAATGGGAAAATAGTCCCGATATAGCGAGTGCCATTATCACGGGTGAATTGAAAAGTAACCCGCAAGCCGTAGCTACGAAAATAGGGAACTGGGATGCTGCCTTTTATAGCCAAAAAGGTAGTGATGACACGCTTAACTACTTCTGGACGACCGGAACCCAAAACTTTATATTTATATGCTCCTTTTCGGTTAATATAGCGTTTCTTGGAACAGACGCCCATGACAAAGAACTGTGCGTTGTAGAGAAGATCCTTGGCAATATTGAAATAAATTTGGACTGAAAACATTATACCGGTTTACATTTCGCAAAAAAACAAAAGCTTTTCCGATTCAACGCTTTTTTAAGATGACAACCTGAACAATGGTAAATCCAACAGATAAACTTGAAACTAAATGGCAGCCAATCGTTATGTTTTATGGGGTTGCTTTGCTGCTTATCATCATTGGTGCATCCATTTCGCCCACCAATTTAGCCGGGGCGGGGATCGACTTAATCTTCGTGCTGATTGCCGTCATCGGCAACATCGTTCTGCTTTCCAGGTCGGTATTTAAACTGATAAAACACGGTAAAGCCTTCCGGGTAGCTGTAGCAATTCACGCCGGAGTGTTTATGCTTTGGTTCGGGACACTCATGTTTACTGTTATCTACGCTGCCATAACATCATCAAAATAAAAAGCCACCCTGTCACAGGCGGCTTTTATCGTTTTCAGGAAGGTAATATAAAATATCGTTGTGTTTAGCCGCCCCGATAATTCGTGAAATTCGATTCAATTAGAGAAATTAGTGTGTATTATTCATTTGCCCTATGATGCTGTGATACCAGCTTATCAACCGGGTAGCCCATTGCTTTACATTTGGCCACAATTTTGTCGAATTCGCCCTGCGGCATGGTTGGCTTGCGGCTCATGATAAACAGGAACTTATAATCGGGGTGGCCGACAACCGCGTAAGAGTAATCTTCG is drawn from Mucilaginibacter ginsenosidivorax and contains these coding sequences:
- a CDS encoding DUF3805 domain-containing protein yields the protein MNYWKFTSAAGWFSTLLPDNWSEYDDDEGTYAFFNTDKWSGNLRITPNKWENSPDIASAIITGELKSNPQAVATKIGNWDAAFYSQKGSDDTLNYFWTTGTQNFIFICSFSVNIAFLGTDAHDKELCVVEKILGNIEINLD